The following coding sequences are from one Diospyros lotus cultivar Yz01 chromosome 7, ASM1463336v1, whole genome shotgun sequence window:
- the LOC127806706 gene encoding syntaxin-132-like: MNDLLSGSFEVPRSQATGGDIEMGTHRPMNSGELGLDNFFKKIQDIEKQYDKLNKILRMLQDAHEESKAVTKANAMKAIKQRMEKDADEAGKIARSIKLKIEEIDKENMSNRQKPGFGKGSAVDRSRTTTTVALKKKFKDKMSEFQTLRESIHEEYKEVVERRVYTVTGTRADEETIDRLIETGDSEQIFQKAIREQGRGQIMDTLAEIQERHDAVREVERKLLDLQQIFMDMAVLVDAQGDMLDNIESQVSSAVDHVQSGNTALQKAKKLQRNSRKWMCFAILILLIIVVIIVVGVLKPWSSKNGA; this comes from the exons ATGAACGACCTTCTGTCG GGTTCATTTGAGGTTCCTCGGAGCCAAGCTACAGGTGGAGATATTGAAATGGGAACACACCGACCAATGAATTCAGGAGAGTTGGGCTTGGATAACTTCTTTAAGAAG ATTCAAGACATTGAGAAACAATATGACAAGCTGAATAAGATACTCAGAATGCTCCAG GATGCCCACGAGGAATCAAAAGCTGTAACAAAGGCTAATGCCATGAAAG CAATCAAGCAGAGAATGGAGAAAGATGCTGACGAAGCTGGAAAAATTGCTCGTTCTATAAAATTAAAGATTGAGGAGATTGACAAAGAA AATATGTCTAACAGGCAGAAGCCTGGTTTTGGAAAAGGATCAGCTGTAGACCGATCAAGAACAACAACGACAGT TGCCTTGAAGAAGAAGTTTAAAGACAAAATGTCGGAATTTCAG ACTCTAAGGGAAAGCATCCACGAAGAGTACAAAGAGGTTGTTGAGAGGCGAGTTTATACAG TAACGGGTACCAGAGCCGATGAAGAG ACAATTGATCGGTTAATAGAGACTGGGGATAGCGAACAGATTTTCCAAAAAGCTATTAGGGAACAAGGACGAGGCCAG ATAATGGACACCCTAGCAGAAATTCAAGAACGTCATGATGCAGTTAGAGAAGTGGAGAGGAAGCTTCTTGACTTGCAACAG ATATTTATGGATATGGCAGTGTTGGTTGATGCACAAGGGGACATGCTTGACAACATAGAATCACAG GTTTCAAGTGCAGTTGACCACGTCCAATCTGGGAATACAGCTCTCCAGAAGGCAAAGAAGTTGCAAAGAAACTCTAGAAAATGGATGTGTTTTGCCATTCTCATCCTTCTTATCATTGTGGTAATCATTGTGGTGGGTGTTCTCAAGCCATGGAGCAGCAAGAATGGTGCCTAA
- the LOC127806705 gene encoding probable glycosyltransferase At5g03795: MAASVFIVNFICRPRPSDSLRGRLFFAPTILAFLTSLFIFYYISSTSRLLVPLHSYRLHRLHHVKPPVNDSPNKPIVRISLPKPSAVHEYQIFNLSRPEIREAPPLVNPSQAFPNDQSSKPVPILGSFGNHGNYEGEEENEVFHDRAVFLENYMAMNRSFKIYVYPHRQDDPFANVLLPVAGEPGGNYASESYFKKSLFKSHFITKDPSKADFFFLPFSIASMRNDKRIGVGGIQNFVRDYMHNITHHYPYWNRSGGADHFYVACHSIGKVAMDKAAQVNANAVQVVCSSNYFVYGYVPHKDVSLPQIWPRQGDYPQLVQASQRKRLAFFAGAINCPVRKELVQVWRNDEEIFAHSGRLKTPYSTELLRSKFCLHVKGFEVNTARIGDALYYGCVPVVLADHYDLPFADILNWKSFSVVVATADIPRLKEILQGIGPEEYSRLQSNVLKARTHFQWHASPSPVEFDAFHMVIYELWLRRSYVRVPTF; the protein is encoded by the exons atggcaGCTTCAGTGTTCATCGTAAATTTCATCTGCCGTCCACGGCCGTCGGATTCATTGAGAGGGCGGCTCTTCTTCGCGCCCACCATCTTAGCTTTCCTTACCTCTCTTTTCATCTTCTACTACATCTCTTCAACCTCGAGACTGCTGGTTCCTTTACACAGTTACCGTCTTCACCGTCTTCATCACGTAAAGCCGCCAGTTAATGATTCTCCCAACAAACCAATCGTCCGAATTTCACTTCCCAAACCCAGTGCGGTTCACGAATATCAAATCTTCAACCTTTCCAGGCCGGAAATTCGTGAAGCCCCTCCCCTGGTGAATCCAAGTCAAGCCTTCCCAAATGATCAATCGTCAAAACCAGTTCCAATATTGGGCTCTTTCG GAAACCATGGAAATTACGAGGGGGAGGAGGAGAATGAGGTGTTCCACGACAGAGCTGTGTTTCTGGAGAACTACATGGCAATGAACCGGAGCTTCAAGATATACGTTTATCCCCACAGGCAAGACGACCCCTTCGCAAACGTGCTGCTGCCAGTGGCCGGCGAACCAGGGGGTAACTACGCTAGCGAAAGCTACTTCAAGAAGTCTCTGTTCAAGAGCCATTTCATCACCAAGGATCCCTCCAAAGCCGACTTCTTCTTCCTGCCATTCTCCATTGCCAGCATGCGCAACGACAAGAGAATCGGAGTGGGGGGCATCCAGAATTTCGTGAGAGATTACATGCACAACATTACTCACCACTACCCTTACTGGAACCGCTCCGGCGGGGCCGACCATTTCTATGTTGCTTGCCATTCCATCGGGAAGGTAGCCATGGACAAGGCAGCCCAAGTCAATGCCAATGCCGTTCAGGTCGTCTGCTCTTCCAACTACTTTGTGTATGGCTATGTTCCCCACAAAGATGTCTCCTTGCCACAGATCTGGCCGCGGCAAGGAGATTACCCACAACTGGTTCAAGCATCACAAag GAAGAGGCTTGCCTTCTTTGCGGGAGCCATCAACTGCCCGGTACGCAAAGAGCTGGTTCAAGTATGGAGGAACGACGAAGAGATCTTCGCGCACTCCGGGCGGCTGAAAACGCCGTACTCGACGGAGCTGCTGAGGAGCAAGTTCTGCCTGCACGTGAAAGGCTTCGAGGTGAACACGGCCCGGATCGGGGACGCACTCTACTACGGCTGCGTCCCCGTGGTGTTGGCCGACCACTATGATCTCCCATTTGCCGACATATTGAACTGGAAGAGCTTCTCGGTGGTGGTTGCCACCGCCGACATTCCACGGCTGAAGGAAATCCTTCAAGGGATTGGCCCCGAAGAATACTCCAGGTTGCAGAGTAATGTGCTCAAGGCCAGGACTCACTTCCAGTGGCACGCTTCTCCTTCCCCGGTTGAGTTTGATGCTTTTCACATGGTCATCTATGAGTTATGGCTCAGAAGAAGCTATGTCAGGGTTCCTACCTTTTAA